From a single Bacillus pseudomycoides DSM 12442 genomic region:
- the dhaS gene encoding dihydroxyacetone kinase transcriptional activator DhaS — protein sequence MTSSIISKKIIANSLKKLMETEPFHKISVSDIMLNCQMRRQTFYYHFKDKFELLSWIYKEETKENIIDFLDYEKWENIFDLLFDYFYQNQCFYRNAFKVIEQNSFNYYLFEHTKNLYLKIIDELLIGCKLAISEVKKDTLASFYSHGFVGTIKDWIENHCAIDPSIMSSMMKNMINNQLVLLLKQSANKS from the coding sequence ATGACCTCTTCTATCATTTCAAAAAAAATCATAGCCAACTCATTAAAAAAATTAATGGAAACTGAACCTTTCCATAAAATATCCGTGAGTGACATTATGTTAAATTGTCAGATGCGCAGGCAAACTTTTTATTATCACTTTAAAGATAAATTTGAATTGTTAAGTTGGATTTATAAAGAAGAAACAAAAGAGAATATTATAGACTTTCTTGATTATGAAAAATGGGAAAATATTTTCGACCTATTATTTGATTACTTTTACCAAAACCAATGCTTCTACCGAAATGCATTTAAAGTAATCGAGCAAAATTCATTTAATTATTATCTCTTTGAACATACGAAAAACTTATATCTCAAAATCATCGATGAACTATTAATTGGCTGTAAATTAGCAATTTCTGAGGTAAAAAAAGATACACTGGCCTCTTTTTATAGTCACGGATTTGTTGGGACAATAAAAGATTGGATTGAGAATCATTGCGCTATTGATCCGTCTATCATGTCTTCGATGATGAAAAATATGATAAACAATCAATTAGTCCTTTTACTAAAGCAATCAGCAAACAAATCATAA
- a CDS encoding ABC transporter permease produces MNFIKRAILSMKKRKGTSLILMAVFLIVTNLVLAGFTIQNASKKAADAARKKLGADVTLGLDFDKLGKQARGTGEMPNPPHLNTKEADQLAKSKYVKDYNYITNTFGISDGFKLVGASEGEEEGKGRAGVATVRGGSGSGSEIDMNSSLIIEGVRKTLLQESFKNGKSKIIDGKPITEKMNDQNVTLMEKRLAEQNNLKVGDKVKIQSGDKKKTLEVEIIGIYETNEQPLGEHAPPMMDPANKLYMPHSTLKKLEADEGTSSSIQVVYFLNDPQYIDAFKKEAKQSDIDFNYFKLDAHDSLYKQMIGPIENISSTSQMIIYMVSIAGAIILGLIIMLSIKARRKEMGILLSIGEKKWKLMAQFVVEVVCIAILAFGLSLTTGAKVSQFVGDNLLSSEIATASEEKDNSQNGSVMMVGAGGNLQNQSEDPIDKIDVSVTGEDLGKMGGIGLTIAILATILPALSILRLNPKQILLKDE; encoded by the coding sequence ATGAATTTTATAAAACGCGCAATTCTCAGTATGAAAAAACGAAAAGGAACATCATTAATTTTGATGGCTGTCTTTCTGATTGTTACCAATTTAGTGTTGGCAGGATTCACAATCCAAAATGCATCAAAAAAAGCTGCTGATGCTGCAAGAAAAAAACTGGGTGCAGATGTTACTTTGGGTCTTGATTTTGATAAATTAGGAAAACAAGCAAGGGGAACTGGAGAAATGCCTAATCCGCCGCATCTCAACACAAAAGAAGCAGATCAATTAGCGAAGTCCAAGTATGTAAAAGACTATAATTATATAACCAATACTTTCGGAATTTCGGATGGATTTAAATTAGTAGGGGCTTCAGAAGGAGAAGAAGAAGGAAAAGGTAGAGCGGGAGTGGCGACTGTACGAGGAGGATCAGGTTCAGGTTCAGAAATAGATATGAATTCTTCTCTTATAATAGAAGGAGTGCGCAAGACTTTATTACAAGAAAGTTTTAAAAATGGAAAAAGTAAAATCATTGATGGGAAACCAATTACAGAAAAGATGAACGATCAGAATGTAACTTTAATGGAAAAACGATTAGCGGAACAAAACAATTTGAAAGTAGGAGATAAGGTTAAAATTCAATCAGGGGATAAGAAGAAAACTCTTGAAGTTGAAATTATTGGTATTTACGAAACGAATGAGCAACCACTGGGTGAGCATGCACCTCCTATGATGGATCCAGCTAATAAGCTATATATGCCTCACTCTACTTTAAAAAAATTAGAAGCAGATGAAGGTACTAGTAGTAGCATTCAAGTCGTGTACTTCTTGAACGATCCACAATACATTGATGCATTTAAAAAAGAAGCAAAACAATCTGATATTGATTTTAATTATTTTAAGTTAGATGCACATGATTCATTGTACAAACAAATGATTGGTCCTATCGAAAATATCTCTTCTACTTCTCAAATGATTATCTATATGGTATCTATTGCAGGCGCTATTATCTTAGGATTAATCATTATGTTATCAATTAAAGCACGTCGTAAGGAAATGGGGATTCTATTGTCCATTGGAGAGAAAAAATGGAAACTGATGGCACAGTTCGTAGTAGAAGTAGTATGTATTGCTATTTTAGCATTTGGATTATCCCTAACAACAGGAGCTAAAGTTTCTCAATTCGTAGGGGATAATTTACTTTCGAGTGAAATTGCTACAGCAAGCGAAGAAAAAGACAATTCACAAAATGGTAGTGTAATGATGGTTGGAGCTGGTGGTAATCTACAAAACCAAAGCGAAGATCCAATTGATAAAATTGATGTAAGTGTAACAGGAGAGGATTTAGGAAAAATGGGGGGAATTGGACTGACTATTGCTATATTAGCAACCATTCTTCCGGCATTATCTATTCTACGCTTAAATCCAAAACAAATCCTTTTAAAAGATGAATAA
- the dhaQ gene encoding DhaKLM operon coactivator DhaQ, translated as MKKIMNDAQNIVQDMLHGFYFEHNDRISYNKEHNIIYQKDLAEIGQDVAIISGGGSGHEPADIGYVGKGMLSAAVNGEIFTPPTPEQIVAAVRSVPKDKGVLLIIKNFQADVESFLTAESLAKEEGRLVDHVIVNDDVSIEDDASFNKRRRGVAGTIFVHKILGAAALEGHSLQQLTGIGHSVIRNLHTLGVALSPATDPIQGKTSFTLQDNEVFYGVGIHGEKGYRKEMLSSSEKLAIELMNKLKSIYRWKKGDKFAILINGLGATPLMEQYIFANDIRRLCELEGLDIRFVKVGTHLTSLDMQGTSLSLLKIEDPLWEKWLKADVEVASW; from the coding sequence ATGAAAAAAATTATGAATGATGCTCAAAATATTGTTCAAGATATGTTGCATGGTTTTTATTTTGAACATAACGATAGAATATCTTATAACAAAGAACACAACATCATTTATCAGAAAGACCTTGCTGAAATTGGGCAAGATGTTGCCATTATAAGCGGCGGCGGTAGCGGGCATGAACCAGCTGATATTGGTTATGTAGGAAAAGGCATGCTTTCAGCGGCAGTCAATGGAGAAATTTTCACCCCTCCTACACCAGAACAAATAGTAGCGGCAGTTCGCTCTGTGCCCAAAGACAAGGGCGTCCTATTAATCATTAAAAACTTTCAAGCTGACGTGGAAAGCTTTTTAACTGCTGAATCTTTGGCAAAAGAAGAAGGAAGACTTGTTGATCATGTCATTGTGAATGACGATGTTTCCATTGAAGATGATGCTTCCTTTAATAAAAGAAGACGAGGAGTAGCTGGTACGATTTTCGTTCATAAAATACTTGGAGCAGCGGCTCTTGAAGGCCATTCATTACAACAATTAACAGGCATCGGCCATTCTGTCATTCGGAATCTGCATACATTAGGAGTTGCGCTCTCTCCAGCAACCGACCCTATCCAAGGAAAGACTTCTTTTACCTTACAAGACAATGAAGTCTTTTACGGAGTCGGCATCCACGGAGAAAAAGGATACCGGAAAGAAATGTTATCTTCTTCTGAAAAATTGGCGATTGAGCTTATGAATAAGCTCAAAAGTATTTACCGCTGGAAAAAAGGAGACAAGTTTGCCATCTTGATTAATGGATTAGGCGCTACCCCATTAATGGAACAGTATATCTTCGCAAATGACATTCGCCGTTTATGTGAGCTTGAAGGATTAGATATTCGATTTGTCAAAGTCGGAACCCATCTAACCTCCTTAGACATGCAAGGCACTTCATTGAGCTTACTTAAAATAGAAGATCCACTTTGGGAAAAATGGTTAAAAGCGGATGTTGAGGTGGCTAGCTGGTAG
- a CDS encoding phosphotransferase family protein — MINIRSKTEELRAKLKTILSREYKELAVKELKVVGNGVQNIVFRGDSEKGPLAFRVPWEREVKNINEELFSSRLSLQKEAELSKFCNSKDIPVPEIHGLHLSTELDFLISDYLATDHIPISAYKIGEVVNKLHSMPIEDLNYQHRTRKPSSKYIAERLVKRVEGFNKITHCDIKFPDISIIEQILKQADHVRKLLHMDIRPANLIGYNREVKALVDWDNALIGHPLLELMRIAETNEIDWYEFTDGYQNKDIFESIPPIVSLFYQLDTAVMLANLFIAQLKIEDKGIFYKERVKTLHNEIDRCL, encoded by the coding sequence ATGATTAATATACGTTCGAAAACAGAAGAACTAAGAGCAAAATTAAAAACTATATTGAGTCGAGAATATAAAGAATTGGCTGTTAAGGAGTTAAAAGTAGTAGGAAATGGAGTACAAAATATTGTGTTTCGAGGAGATTCGGAAAAAGGACCTTTAGCATTTCGAGTACCGTGGGAACGTGAAGTGAAAAATATAAATGAAGAGTTGTTTAGTAGTCGACTTTCGTTACAAAAGGAAGCGGAACTTTCTAAGTTTTGTAATTCTAAAGACATTCCAGTACCAGAGATTCACGGATTGCATCTTTCTACGGAACTTGATTTTTTAATTTCAGATTACCTGGCTACTGATCATATTCCAATTTCTGCGTACAAAATAGGAGAAGTAGTTAACAAGCTTCACAGTATGCCAATTGAAGATTTAAATTACCAACATAGGACTAGAAAACCATCTAGCAAGTATATAGCTGAACGTCTCGTGAAAAGAGTAGAAGGATTTAATAAAATTACGCATTGCGATATTAAATTTCCTGATATATCAATAATCGAACAGATTCTTAAACAAGCGGATCATGTAAGGAAGTTATTACATATGGACATTCGACCAGCAAATCTAATTGGATATAATAGAGAAGTTAAGGCGTTGGTTGATTGGGATAATGCTCTAATTGGTCACCCGCTGCTAGAACTTATGAGGATAGCTGAAACTAATGAGATCGATTGGTATGAATTCACAGATGGATATCAGAATAAAGATATCTTTGAGTCTATTCCTCCTATTGTCAGCTTATTTTATCAGCTTGATACAGCGGTAATGCTTGCAAACCTGTTTATAGCGCAACTGAAAATAGAGGATAAAGGCATATTCTATAAAGAGCGTGTTAAAACACTTCATAATGAAATAGATAGATGTTTATAA
- a CDS encoding MFS transporter — MSNKLKYLLGISITGFGDGIQQIALLWYIFHLTGQSTSIGLMIAIYYIPSVILTPFVSVYVDHHDSKNIVVLTDSIRFVLVLIMAILVFIRFESVFVFYIMQFLLAVCYTVYKPASSAFIKEAFCNHDIPFVISKASSLNEAALIVGTGISGLFLVEFSLATSFFINSVTFLVAAIFFSSIKRMNPKKIQNTRISYLAELISGWHFINQAEGMKYLLFLSILNSISIQMTTTLLLPLAEQFEGGSGLYSIFEMAFSVGGIMAGFIAIYFLKKFKHKVIFITMVGMATSSFLIYLNDYKTTAVICIFIMGLFTMSHLIIVQTLIQLNTTTEYIGRVIGLRTILASFVKISSALLTGILITRMGVNHILLLFSILILASFITIGNMKKQMY; from the coding sequence ATGAGTAATAAATTGAAATATTTATTAGGGATTAGCATTACCGGATTCGGGGATGGAATTCAACAAATTGCTTTGCTATGGTATATTTTTCATTTAACAGGACAATCAACTTCTATCGGATTAATGATTGCTATTTATTATATACCAAGTGTCATTTTAACACCTTTTGTGTCTGTTTATGTAGATCATCATGACTCTAAAAATATTGTTGTTTTAACAGATAGTATTCGATTTGTACTTGTTTTAATCATGGCGATTCTCGTTTTCATAAGATTTGAATCAGTATTTGTTTTTTACATTATGCAATTCTTATTAGCAGTTTGCTACACCGTTTACAAACCTGCATCTTCTGCATTTATTAAGGAAGCATTCTGTAATCATGATATACCATTTGTCATATCAAAAGCATCTTCATTAAATGAAGCAGCATTAATAGTGGGAACTGGTATTTCTGGGTTATTTCTAGTTGAATTTTCTTTAGCTACTAGTTTCTTTATTAATTCTGTAACATTTTTAGTTGCGGCTATTTTCTTTTCTTCCATAAAAAGAATGAACCCTAAAAAAATACAGAATACGAGAATATCCTACCTTGCAGAATTAATATCGGGATGGCATTTTATTAATCAAGCAGAAGGAATGAAATACTTACTGTTTTTATCTATTTTGAATAGCATTAGTATACAAATGACAACAACTTTATTATTACCTCTTGCAGAACAGTTTGAAGGAGGGAGCGGACTCTACTCAATATTTGAGATGGCATTTTCAGTAGGAGGGATTATGGCAGGTTTTATTGCTATCTATTTTTTAAAAAAGTTTAAACATAAAGTTATTTTTATTACGATGGTGGGTATGGCAACCTCTTCTTTTTTAATATATTTGAATGACTATAAAACAACGGCCGTTATTTGTATATTTATAATGGGACTATTTACCATGTCGCACTTGATTATTGTGCAAACGTTAATACAGTTGAATACTACAACAGAATATATTGGTAGGGTAATAGGCTTAAGAACGATTCTAGCATCATTTGTTAAGATATCATCTGCTCTATTGACTGGTATTTTAATAACTCGTATGGGAGTGAATCATATTTTGCTTTTATTTTCTATCTTAATATTGGCTAGCTTTATTACGATTGGAAATATGAAAAAACAAATGTATTAA
- a CDS encoding ABC transporter substrate-binding protein: MDKNLLDLWRSFSSGHIKIKDLADFLGLSTKQTVRYLHKWMDEGWLIFNSGKGRGHTSSLQWLKNIEQIYESQVMEIMDQQPVEKSSKYLLYNWSPNSKLRLMTKFHSKFGYIHNSDDKLIIPRRKPFLTTHPLEAADVHSAHIVANVFNRLVYMDEKGNIFPEIAHSWDLTQSKLRLYLKKSIKFHDGSILTATDVKLCLSKLRSHKYYKDLWAPIEKIDIVSPLIIDIHYPDGCSYCLQMLCMINTSIYKENNGVIVGTGGFYIGENNQEKTSLIAFNDYFQERPLLDTVEFIQVPIEFDTIYQSSKRNENTSTFQVERNSGFGVIIMNAWRNSSIQRIDVRNYLHYIITKNINHIHEYDFNKIPNPTSCLKEIDHQIDMRQKSRPSFKEPLIIKATQYTEKLTKWLMNVLEKENIPFLVKWVPFESYLRDEKLNEQVDLFIHGEVFEMNQEISFYYFLTARYSPLAKIVKTNETIKKHLDRYKLTHFEKWPSLNKDLEKELIESSIMIPLYYDKCQIPFSSDLTNIRMKYFGYVDFSQLWVRPLI, encoded by the coding sequence ATGGATAAAAATTTATTGGATCTATGGCGATCATTTTCTTCAGGACACATAAAAATAAAAGACCTAGCAGATTTTTTAGGTTTAAGTACAAAGCAAACAGTACGTTACTTACATAAATGGATGGATGAAGGTTGGCTAATTTTCAATTCCGGAAAAGGAAGAGGACACACTTCCTCTCTTCAATGGCTTAAAAATATAGAACAAATCTATGAGTCACAAGTGATGGAGATTATGGATCAACAACCTGTTGAAAAAAGCAGTAAATATTTACTATATAATTGGTCTCCAAACAGTAAACTACGTTTGATGACTAAGTTTCACTCAAAATTTGGCTATATACATAATTCGGATGATAAATTAATTATTCCTAGAAGAAAGCCCTTTTTAACAACACATCCACTAGAGGCTGCCGATGTACATAGTGCACACATTGTCGCAAACGTGTTCAATCGACTTGTTTATATGGATGAAAAGGGGAACATATTTCCTGAAATAGCTCATAGTTGGGATTTAACTCAATCTAAGCTTAGACTATACTTAAAAAAGTCCATAAAATTTCATGATGGATCCATCTTAACAGCGACTGACGTGAAACTATGTCTCTCAAAACTACGGAGTCATAAATACTATAAAGACTTATGGGCACCAATAGAGAAAATAGATATTGTATCACCATTAATTATTGACATACATTATCCGGATGGTTGTAGCTATTGTTTACAAATGTTATGTATGATAAATACAAGCATTTATAAAGAAAATAACGGTGTAATTGTGGGAACTGGTGGTTTTTATATAGGAGAGAATAACCAGGAAAAGACATCATTGATAGCATTTAATGATTATTTTCAGGAAAGACCATTGCTAGATACAGTAGAATTCATTCAGGTTCCTATAGAATTTGATACTATTTATCAATCTTCCAAGCGCAACGAGAACACTTCCACCTTTCAAGTAGAAAGAAATTCTGGCTTTGGCGTTATAATTATGAATGCCTGGCGTAATTCATCTATTCAACGAATCGATGTTCGTAACTACTTACATTATATTATTACTAAGAATATCAATCATATCCATGAATATGACTTTAATAAGATCCCCAACCCTACGAGTTGTTTGAAGGAAATAGATCATCAAATCGATATGCGACAAAAATCACGCCCCTCATTTAAAGAACCACTTATTATAAAAGCTACTCAGTATACAGAAAAACTGACAAAGTGGTTAATGAATGTCTTAGAAAAAGAAAATATACCTTTTCTAGTTAAATGGGTTCCTTTTGAAAGCTATCTGAGAGATGAAAAACTTAATGAACAAGTTGATCTCTTTATTCATGGTGAGGTATTCGAGATGAATCAAGAGATATCATTTTATTATTTTCTAACAGCTAGATATTCACCGTTGGCTAAGATTGTAAAAACAAATGAAACAATAAAAAAACACCTTGATAGATACAAACTTACACATTTTGAGAAGTGGCCCTCATTAAATAAAGACCTTGAAAAAGAACTGATAGAATCCTCTATTATGATTCCCTTATATTATGATAAATGTCAGATTCCTTTTTCATCAGATCTAACGAATATTAGGATGAAATATTTTGGATATGTGGATTTTTCTCAACTTTGGGTAAGGCCTTTAATTTAA
- a CDS encoding N-acetylmuramoyl-L-alanine amidase family protein: MKKQIVSMLFVAGILFSGIQPHVYAETNKQSTPITGWVQKQHAWYYYINGKMATGWVNTNNNWYFLNKDGAMQYGWVSDSEKWYFLGKDGVMKTGWHQNSPYDWYYLNKDGAMHTGWVLDQNRWYFLNAKGIMQTGWVLDQNKWYFLDKSGAMKTGWFVDDQLQWYYLDKDGAWNPDAKPTSILYNVQGTWSEQELPTKPPYIGPAFTMMKISPISENEAVVGVSSYSDNAEDIAYIDGTVTFKNNKATLIFDQFGKQGQIDIEIVDGKALLNIKLLKSSDEWNLIQGKHTLPIYRR, translated from the coding sequence ATGAAAAAACAAATCGTTAGTATGTTATTTGTTGCAGGTATATTGTTTAGCGGAATACAACCTCATGTTTATGCAGAAACAAATAAACAGTCTACTCCAATAACGGGTTGGGTACAAAAACAACACGCATGGTATTACTACATAAATGGAAAAATGGCAACAGGATGGGTAAACACAAATAACAATTGGTATTTTTTAAATAAAGATGGCGCTATGCAGTATGGATGGGTTTCCGACAGTGAGAAATGGTATTTTCTTGGAAAAGATGGTGTCATGAAAACTGGATGGCATCAAAACTCACCATATGATTGGTACTACTTAAATAAAGATGGCGCTATGCACACTGGATGGGTTCTTGATCAAAACAGATGGTACTTTTTAAATGCAAAGGGTATTATGCAAACGGGTTGGGTACTCGACCAAAACAAATGGTACTTCCTTGATAAAAGCGGTGCAATGAAAACTGGATGGTTTGTCGACGATCAATTACAATGGTACTATCTCGATAAAGACGGTGCATGGAATCCTGATGCAAAACCAACTTCTATTCTATACAACGTTCAAGGAACATGGTCAGAACAAGAACTACCGACGAAACCACCGTATATCGGCCCAGCTTTCACAATGATGAAGATTAGTCCTATTTCTGAAAACGAAGCAGTTGTCGGTGTATCTTCTTATTCCGATAACGCTGAAGATATAGCATATATAGACGGTACTGTAACATTCAAAAATAATAAAGCAACTTTAATTTTTGATCAATTTGGTAAACAAGGTCAAATTGATATTGAAATCGTAGATGGCAAAGCATTGTTAAATATTAAACTTCTAAAAAGTTCGGATGAGTGGAACCTAATTCAAGGGAAACATACATTGCCTATTTATAGAAGATAA
- a CDS encoding MDR family MFS transporter: protein MNWKDFEQNIKVRLITSFFNRAVTSAVMPFMALFFAQEINKVWAGLFLISTVILSFFSSLIGGYISDRFQRKKVLLLTSSSSAVMFLLMTLSLYPTDKLIWLFAIAYVGFVISSSLGRPSMHAIIIDSTTPENRKAVYTIDYWLMNLSMAIGAALGGFLYINHQKELFILLTLVSVTLPITYKLWLVAEFNNFLEPKHENIVLDLIQNYKIAIQDVAFLKVVIGSTCIFAAEFSLNSYIGIRLSETFNTINVGNFEIVGVRMLSILNIQNMLLVVCLTFIVNKFTDRLSGKKALLLGLVLYGVGYVTVTSANTWYVLIIFNFIATVGELVYSPVRNAEQANMIPADKRGSYSAFAGLSDIGADLIARITIIVGAFLIPTIMSVYIGIIVIIGTFLLYTGLFIRKDIQSKEILKKISS, encoded by the coding sequence ATGAATTGGAAAGACTTTGAGCAAAATATAAAAGTACGCTTAATTACATCATTTTTTAATCGTGCTGTTACATCAGCAGTAATGCCTTTCATGGCATTGTTTTTTGCTCAAGAAATAAATAAAGTATGGGCCGGGTTATTTTTAATCTCGACTGTTATTTTAAGTTTTTTTTCAAGTTTAATTGGAGGTTACATTTCCGATCGCTTTCAACGGAAGAAAGTTTTATTGTTAACTTCTTCTTCTAGTGCTGTAATGTTTTTATTAATGACCTTAAGTTTATATCCTACAGATAAGTTGATTTGGTTATTTGCAATTGCTTATGTAGGTTTTGTAATATCTAGCAGTCTTGGTCGTCCATCCATGCACGCTATCATAATAGATTCAACTACACCAGAAAATCGAAAGGCTGTTTATACAATTGACTATTGGCTCATGAATCTTTCGATGGCAATTGGTGCTGCGTTAGGTGGTTTTTTATACATTAATCACCAAAAAGAGTTATTTATATTACTAACCTTAGTTTCTGTTACACTACCAATTACCTATAAATTGTGGTTAGTTGCTGAATTTAATAATTTCTTAGAACCAAAACATGAAAATATAGTATTGGATCTAATCCAAAACTATAAAATTGCTATTCAAGATGTAGCATTTTTAAAAGTTGTAATAGGATCTACATGCATATTTGCGGCAGAGTTCTCCTTAAATAGCTATATAGGTATACGACTTTCAGAAACATTTAATACAATAAACGTGGGGAACTTTGAAATAGTAGGAGTAAGGATGCTGAGTATTCTCAACATACAAAATATGCTTTTAGTGGTATGTTTGACGTTTATTGTGAATAAATTTACAGATCGTTTAAGTGGAAAGAAGGCGTTACTCTTAGGTCTGGTTCTCTATGGTGTAGGATATGTAACAGTAACATCTGCAAACACTTGGTACGTACTTATTATTTTTAATTTTATTGCTACTGTTGGTGAACTTGTCTACTCGCCTGTCAGAAATGCAGAACAAGCTAATATGATCCCGGCTGATAAAAGAGGATCTTATTCAGCTTTTGCAGGTCTATCAGATATTGGTGCTGACCTGATTGCAAGAATTACCATTATCGTTGGTGCTTTCTTGATTCCTACGATAATGTCCGTTTACATTGGAATCATTGTGATAATTGGCACATTCCTCTTATACACTGGATTGTTCATTAGAAAAGATATTCAGTCTAAAGAAATATTGAAGAAAATATCATCATAA
- the dhaK gene encoding dihydroxyacetone kinase subunit DhaK, translating into MKKIINQPETLVMEMCNGMVMAHPELELLKKYKVIKKKEMNENKVTLISGGGSGHEPAHAGLVGKGMLDAAVCGDVFASPSQIQVYQAIKATASKKGTLLIIKNYSGDIMNFKNGAHLATEDGIQVEYVRVDDDIAVEDSLYTVGRRGVAGVVLVHKIAGAAAEEGMDLMQVKAVAEKAAANVRTIGLALTSCTVPASGSPTFKLGEDEMEYGVGIHGEPGRKREKIMAADELALRMTNDLMKDLGLDEDAEIAVLVNGFGGTPLQELYLFNNAVTRELSKKNIRINRAFVGNYMTSIDMAGISLTVMKLDDELKTLLSKECNTPAFKVDGPIESVEYVDIAEHEEEKPVFFETETAEEHAIIKNEVITLNNMIYLIDKMSEVIIKNEVPFCELDTHAGDGDFGMSVAKGFKQLKREWSSILDQEHLNIGTFLDACSMVIMEHCGGASGPIWGGAFRAAGKAMEGKMELTVGEFAEMLQAALHGIQSIGERSFGRGAEVGDKTLVDALVPCANAWSESAAAGTDFKTAFEKGAAAAVKGAEYTKEIVARMGRAGTVGERSLGYPDAGAYALGVIFTELSRSLR; encoded by the coding sequence ATGAAAAAAATTATAAATCAACCTGAAACGCTCGTTATGGAGATGTGCAATGGGATGGTTATGGCTCATCCGGAACTCGAGTTATTAAAAAAGTATAAGGTCATTAAGAAAAAAGAAATGAACGAAAATAAGGTAACTTTAATTAGCGGTGGCGGTAGTGGACATGAACCGGCACATGCGGGGCTAGTAGGAAAAGGAATGCTGGATGCGGCAGTATGCGGAGATGTGTTTGCTTCTCCATCGCAAATACAGGTGTATCAAGCGATTAAAGCAACAGCTAGCAAAAAGGGTACGCTACTAATTATTAAGAATTACAGTGGAGATATCATGAACTTTAAAAATGGTGCTCACTTAGCTACGGAGGATGGAATTCAAGTAGAATATGTCCGCGTAGATGATGATATTGCGGTAGAAGATAGTCTTTATACAGTAGGACGTCGCGGTGTTGCGGGAGTTGTGTTAGTACATAAAATAGCCGGTGCAGCAGCGGAAGAAGGTATGGATTTGATGCAGGTGAAAGCTGTAGCGGAAAAAGCAGCGGCAAATGTTCGAACAATTGGTCTCGCATTAACTTCCTGCACGGTTCCGGCGAGTGGATCACCTACTTTCAAATTAGGTGAAGATGAAATGGAATATGGCGTTGGCATTCATGGAGAGCCAGGCAGAAAACGCGAAAAAATTATGGCTGCAGATGAATTAGCGTTACGTATGACAAATGACCTTATGAAAGATTTAGGGCTAGATGAAGATGCTGAAATTGCTGTTCTAGTAAACGGATTTGGTGGTACACCGCTTCAAGAACTGTATTTGTTTAACAATGCAGTTACGAGAGAGTTAAGTAAAAAAAATATACGAATTAATAGAGCGTTTGTCGGTAATTACATGACGAGTATCGATATGGCTGGAATTTCTCTAACAGTGATGAAACTAGACGATGAGCTGAAGACATTGCTATCGAAAGAATGTAATACACCTGCGTTTAAAGTAGATGGACCAATTGAGAGTGTAGAATACGTTGATATTGCGGAGCACGAAGAAGAGAAGCCAGTTTTCTTTGAGACGGAAACAGCTGAAGAACATGCAATCATTAAGAATGAGGTAATCACATTAAATAATATGATTTATCTTATAGATAAAATGAGCGAAGTTATTATTAAGAACGAAGTACCATTCTGCGAACTGGATACGCATGCAGGTGATGGTGATTTCGGAATGAGTGTCGCGAAAGGATTTAAACAATTAAAGCGTGAATGGAGCTCGATTTTAGATCAAGAGCATTTAAATATTGGAACTTTCCTTGATGCGTGTTCTATGGTGATTATGGAACATTGCGGAGGAGCTTCTGGTCCAATTTGGGGCGGAGCTTTCCGAGCTGCAGGTAAGGCTATGGAAGGGAAAATGGAATTAACAGTTGGAGAGTTTGCTGAAATGTTGCAAGCTGCACTTCATGGTATACAGTCTATCGGTGAGCGCTCTTTCGGAAGAGGAGCAGAAGTAGGCGATAAGACGCTTGTAGATGCGCTTGTACCTTGTGCAAATGCTTGGTCAGAAAGCGCTGCAGCTGGTACAGACTTTAAGACTGCTTTTGAAAAAGGGGCAGCGGCTGCCGTTAAAGGAGCAGAATATACAAAAGAAATCGTCGCTCGAATGGGCCGCGCTGGTACGGTTGGTGAAAGAAGCTTAGGTTATCCTGATGCTGGTGCCTATGCGCTAGGGGTTATTTTTACGGAGCTTTCTCGTAGTTTAAGATAA